The region TCCGCCGGTAGGAATTGCTGCTTTGCTCCCGTGCCGATGAGGAGTATCTCCGGCTCCAGTGCCAGGGCGGCCTGGAGGTGCTCGGCGGTCAGCTCCTCGAAGCGCTGCGGCGGCCAATCCTCCACCAGCCGGTCCGGCGCCACCACGAAGCTGCGGGTGAGCAAGGCGTCGTTCACGTTGACGCGGCCCGGCGCGTAGGCGCGGATCACCTTGGTGTCGCGGCC is a window of Gammaproteobacteria bacterium DNA encoding:
- a CDS encoding Mth938-like domain-containing protein, producing the protein MKISKDTIGRDTKVIRAYAPGRVNVNDALLTRSFVVAPDRLVEDWPPQRFEELTAEHLQAALALEPEILLIGTGAKQQFLPAELMAALSKSGMGLEVMDTAAACRTYNVLLSEDRKVVAAILMI